The Sulfurimonas aquatica genomic sequence TGACAAAGCTTTTGAGCTTGGCATTGGTGGTGAAGTTATGTGTACAATTTGGTAAGGGGAGAATAACATGTCTAGAATTGGAAAATTACCAGTAGAATTTGCAGCTGATATTACAGTTAAAGCAGATGGAAATGTTATTACTTTTACTAAAGGTAAAACAACTATGGATTTAGATACAAAAGGAAATGTTTCTTTTACTCTTGAGGGTAATACATTAACTTTTGCTACTTTATCAGATGCTCGTGAGCATAGAGCTTTTTGGGGAACTTATAGAGCACTTGCGGCAAATATTGTTACAGGTTTAACTACAGGTTACTCTAAACAATTAGAGATCAATGGTGTTGGTTATAGAGCTGCTGTTAAAGGTAAAGTTCTTAATCTTCAACTTGGACACTCACATGATATTGACTTCGATTTAGTTGATGGTCTTGAAGCTACAGTTGAGAAAAATGTTATCACTCTTAAGAGTCATGACAAACAACTTTTAGGTTCAGCAGCTGCAAAAATCAGAAGTTTCCGTCCACCAGAGCCTTACAAAGGTAAAGGTGTGAAATACATGGAAGAGCATATCGTGCGTAAAGCCGGTAAAACTGCTAAGAAGTAAGGGAGGATATTAAAAATGAATGCTAAAGTATTAAAATCTAAAGTAGCAAATCGCGTTAAGCGTAAGTTACGTATTCGTGCAAAAATATCTGGTTGTGCTTCACTTCCTCGTGTTTCTGTATTTCGTTCAAACCGTTATTTAAGTGTGCAGGCTATTGATGATGTAGCTGGCAGTACTGTATGTGCACTTAATTCAAAAGCTACTGGTCATAAAGCTAATAGAGAAGGTGCAGCTGCACTTGGTGAAGCATTTGCTGCTAAACTAAAAGAAGCTAACATCAACGAGATAGTATTTGATCGTAATGGTTACCAGTATCACGGTGTTATCGCTGCATTTGGTGATTCACTTCGTGCTAACGAAATTAAGTTTTAGGGGCTAAGATGGAAATTAACAGAGATGATTTTGAAGAATCAATTGTAAATATTGGTCGTGTTACTAAAGTTGTTAAGGGTGGTAGACGTTTTCGTTTTACTGCACTTATCGTTGTTGGTAACAAGAATGGTACAATCGGATACGGTGTAGGTAAAGCAAAAGAGGTTCCTGATGCTATACGTAAGGCTGTTGATAACGCTTTTAAAAACTTAACAACTGTTAAGATTAAAGGTTCAACAATCGCACACGATATTGAGCATAAATATAACGCTTCTCGCGTTTTACTTAAGCCAGCATCTGAAGGTACGGGTGTAATCGCCGGTGGAGCTGCTCGTCCAGTTCTTGAGCTTGCAGGTATACAAGATATACTTACAAAATCAATCGGTTCAAACAACCCTAACACACTTGTACGTGCTACTGTTGAAGCACTTGGCAGATTAAAAGGATAGATGATGGGTATTGAAAATTTAACACCTGCTGAAGGTTCTACTGCTAATCGTAAACGTGTTGGACGTGGACAAGCTTCTGGTACTGGTAAGACTGCAGCTCGTGGTCAAAAAGGTCAGAAGTCTCGTTCAGGTTACAAGAGAAAAAGAAACTTTGAGGGTGGTCAACAACCACTTGCAAAGCGTATGCCTAAAATTGGTTTTACATCACGTGTAATTAAACCATATGTAATTAATGTAGGTAAAATTAAAGCTGTTGCTGAACTTGCTGAAATCACTGTAGAAGCAATTCGTGGTGTTCACAAGATGAGTGCTAGTGTTACTAAAATAAAACTAGTAGGAGCTACTGCGAAAGATTTAGCTTCGAAAATTAAAGACGAAAACGTTACTACAACAGGTAACTAAACAAATGAATAAAAATCTAGTTAATAAGATACTTATTACTATCGGGTTTTTATTTATCTATCGCCTACTGGCTTATGTGCCAGTTCCAGGCGTAGATGCAGCAGTTATTGCATCATTCTTCGACTCACACCAATCAGATGCTCTTGGTTTATTTAACATGTTCAGTGGAAACGCTGTTGAGAGACTATCTATTATATCACTTGGTATTATGCCTTATATCACCGCATCGATTATTATGGAGCTTTTAGCTGCAACATTTCCAACTCTTGGTCAAATGAAAAAAGAGCGTGATGGTATGGTTAAGTATATGCAAATTATTCGTTATGCGACTATTGTTATTACTATAATTCAAGCTATAGGTGTTAGTGTAGGACTTCAGAGTTTAACTGGACCTACAGGAAATAGTGCAATTTTAGCTGATCAAAATACATTTATACTTCTTTCTGCTATCTCAATGTTAGCTGGAACGATGTTACTCATGTGGATTGGTGAGCAGATTACTCAAAGTGGTATCGGTAACGGTATCTCTTTAATAATCTTTGCTGGAATCGTATCAGCTATACCATCAGCTATAGGTCAAACTATAACTATGGTTAACTCTGGTGCTATGAGTTTCATTACTGTAATAGCTATCTTAGCACTTATTTTAAGTACAGTTGCTATTATTATTTATGTTGAACTTGGTGAGCGTCGTATTCCAATTACATATGCTAAAAAGACTATGATGCAAAACCAAGATAAGCGTGTAATGAATTACATTCCTATTAAAGTGAATTTAGCTGGTGTTATTCCAGTTATCTTTGCAAGTGCTATATTGATGTTTCCTATGACTGTATTATCTTCTAGTACTAACCCTACTATTCAAGGTATTGCAGATTTATTAAACCCAAATAGTTACTTTTTTAACTTTTTAACTTTTGCATTTGTTATTTTCTTTGCATTTTTCTATGCATCGATTACTTTTAATGCAAAAGATATATCTGATAACCTTAAACGCCAAGGTGGATTTATTCCAGGTATTCGTACTGGTAATGCGACAAAAGAGTTCTTAAATGAGACTGCAAGTAGATTAACATTTACTGGTGCGCTTTATTTGGGTCTTGTTGCTACTTTACCATTTATGATTATTAAAGGGATGGGTGTTCCATTCTTCTTTGGTGGTACAGCAGTTTTAATCGTTGTTCAAGTTGCACTTGATACAATGAGAAAAGTTGAGGCACAGATTTATTCAAGTAAATATGAAACTCTAAGTGCGGTCGGTCTATAAAAATGGCGATTGCGCTAAGAAAACCTCAAGAGATAGAAAAACTTCGAGCTGCTAACAAAATTGTTGGCGGTGCTCTTGAGTTACTTCGAGCAAACACAAAAGTTGGAGCTTCTTTAAAAGAGCTTGATACTATGGCAGAGGATTATATTCGCTCTCATGGTGCTAAGCCTTCTTTTAAAGGTCTTTATGGCTTTCCAAATGCTGTTTGTACTTCCCTTAATCAAGTAATCATTCATGGTATCCCAACAGACTATAGACTCCAAAGTGGAGATGTAATAGGTTTCGATATTGGTACTGAGTTAGATGGTTGGTTTGGTGATGCTGCAATTTCAGTTGGTGTTGGTGAGATAACTCAATTAGACGAGGCATTGATCGCTTGTGCTAAAGATACACTTTTAAACTCTATCGCAGAAATCAAAGAAGGCATGCGCTTTAAAGAACTTTCTAAAATATTAGAAGACAATATTTTAAGTGCAGGTTTTGTCCCTTTGAAAAATTTCTGTGGACATGGCATAGGTAAAAAACCTCATGAGGAACCTGAAATTCCAAATTATTTAAATGGTGCAAACGCTAAGTCTGGACCAAAGATAAAGAATGGAATGGTTTTTTGTTTGGAGCCTATGGTATGTCAAAAAGATTCTACTCCTATTATTCTAGAGAATAAATGGGATGTTGTTAGTGCCGATGGTTTACGCGGTTCACACTATGAGCATACTGTTGCAGTTATTAACGGTAAAGCTGAAATATTATCTCTTGCTTAAGAGAAAAAGGACTTAAAAATGGCTAAAGCAGACGTTATTGAAGTTGATGGCAAGATTATTGAGGCATTGCCAAACGCAACTTTTCGTGTTGAATTAGAAAATGGACATATTATTTTATGTCACATTGCTGGAAAGATGAGAATGCACTATATTAAAATTCTTCCAGGTGATAAAGTGAAACTGGAGCTAACTCCATACTCTCTTGATAAAGGTCGTATCACTTATAGATACAAGTAGAAAGCTAAGTTGCTATCCTTTATGGATAGCAATTATCTTATCTTAAAATACATCAGAATTTCTAAACTCTGATATCTCCATCTCTACCATTTCATCTATCATTATAGTAAAAATTTCTGCAAGCATATTTGGATTAATCCCTAGTTGAATGCCTTTATGACGTACTCTTTGAATTATAAAATCAATTCTGTCTTGGGCCTTTACTTCATCTACACTGTTTTTAAAGCTTGCTGCTTGACGAATTAAGTGACTTCTATCTGAAATAGTTTCTACTAGTTGATCATCTATTTTATCTATCTCACTTCTTACTTCTTCGAGTGTATTACATTTTTTTAAATTAGACATTTTTTATATCCCTTTTTAATTTATCTTTCAATATTTCTATTTATATATGCTAAGTAAGCAACACCAACTATGAGTAATCCAAATGTGATTGCCCAGATATAAAAATCACCACCACTAGCAGCTTTATCTATTGTTTCATTCATAGAAATATTATAGTTAGTTTGGCTTGATGAATTTCTTAATTGCTTTTGGAATATGTGCAAAAGGAATGTTATGTACCCCTGTTTTATCTGGATCATTGAGAATTAGCACATCCACAGTCATCTTAGTTTGGTAAAAACGTAAGGCTCTATACTTCACTGTGTTGATTTCAAATTCTATATTTTTATCTCTTAAATCTTGATTTACTTTTTTCTTTATCATTATTAGCCTTTGATATATATGCCAGTATCTTTTACATCTATCTTACCAGCATCTTGAAGAGATGTAAGTGTTCGCTTAAACTCTTTTTTACTTAGTCCAAAGATATCTTTAATTAACTCTGCATCGCTCTTGTAGTTGTATGGAAGTATTCCTTTAGCTTCTTTAAGAAGAGTCATAACTTTCTCATCAGAACCACCACTCTTTTTACTTCCTGGTTTTCTAAGAGTTAGGTCAATATTTCCATCTTTTCTTATCGTTTTGACATAAGCAGTTTTTTCATCACCTAGATTTATAGTTTCAAAGATTTCATTATGATAGATAAGACCTTCATATTTATCGTTGACTATACATTTAAAACCTAGTGGCGTTTTAGAAATAACAAGTATCTTCGCCTCTTTATTAATAGCAAGACCTTTTACCTTTCTATCAAAAAAGTCGCCTAGTTTTTCGGTTCCAACAAGTCTATGAGTTCTCTCGTCATAGATAACTCTTAAGTAGCGTTTTTCACCCACAGTAAATGGAGTTTTTTGAAACATATTTGGTACGAGTAGATCTTTTGTAAGACCCCAATCCATAAATGCGCCAAAGGGTGCTACATCAACAACCTCAAAGAGAGCAAGTTCATCAAGCATAGCTTTTGGCTTTAGTGTAGTTGCAACAAGTCTATCTTCGGAGTCTGTATACAAAAATACATCTATGAGTGTATCTTCTATCATATCTTGCGTTACATACTGCCCGGGTAAAAGGACATCATTGCCATCCTCAGCCATCAAAAAGAGTCCTGGGGTTGTATCTCTATCTACTCTGAGTGTATTTATCTTTCCTAGTTCTAAGTAGGGACTTAGTGTCATTGTATTTCCTTGGTAATTCCGTATTTTATAAATGTAATTATAGCTATATTGATATTTTAAAGCGGTTAAGTATAAGTTGTATAATTTTTAAACAGCTTTTGAGAACACTATTTGCTATAATAATTTTGGGTTAAGACTCGTTTTGTTGTTTATACGTTTAAACTGTTCTATGCTTTTTAAGTAGAGGAGTATGTCATGAAAAATTATTCACTTCAAGTTTACATTAGTAGTTCTAGTCGTCAAAAAGTTGATCAAAATAAGCGATTTCTTAGTATGGTAAGAGCATCTATCATGCTTAATGATGGAGGAGGCTGATCCATTGGCAAATAATCATTGTTTATTCACTGAGTTCATTTCTAACTATAGGTATTAACTCCATCTTCATCTCTTTTATAATCTGCTCGATTTCACTTAGAGAGTTTTTTGTGGGAACATCATACTCTATCTGAATCTGAGTAGACTTTGAGAGTGATTTTGGACACTCCTTAGAAGACTTATCACAGAGCGTAATTACTAAATCATAATTTATATCTGGATTTTGATCATAAACCTTTGAGTTATATTCATCTCTCCAAAGTAAATGACTACTAAGAGATTTGATGACATTTGCATCTATCTTTTTACTCTTTTTTGTAGCGCCACTAAAAAAATCAATTTCACTTAGATACTTTGTAAGTATTGCTTGGGCGATGATGGAGAGCGAGCTGTTATCACTGCATAAGAGAAGTACTTTTTTATTCACATTAATGCCTTATAGTTATCTTGAGCTAATTATATCTTAAAGAAATTAGACTCTAAGAATATGTAAGGGCTTGACAAGTTGATTTGGATAATATTTCAAAATTAAACACAAGGAATTAAAATGTATAAAATAATAGTAGATAGAGAATGTGGTTGTTTTAAAAGAAGTGACATGCAAAACAATTTAGAAATTGAATCAAAAGATGAAGCTTTAGCTAAAAGCTTAGAGATGAAAAATGAGATGAATGATGTATTTTGCAAAAAGCATAGTTTTAGCGTTCAAGAGGGTGAAAACTGTTTTATCATCTCTATGAATAGCTAGATATATTTAGGAATAATTTTTGCTAATTATCTAATTAAAGATAATTAGTGAGAAGAGAATGATTTTATTTAAAAACTCTAACGAGAGAAGTTACTACTACAAGATAAATATTTACCCTACGCTTTTTGGAGATTTTTTAATCCAAAAAGAGTATGGTGCTACACAAAACTCCAAACCAACAAATACCATTAAAGAGTATGTTAATTCAAAAAAAGAGGCACTCTGCTTACTTCTTGATATAGTAATTGATAAAAAAAGTTTAGGCTATTTGAAAACTGCATAAACCCTATTAGGGATGAGTATAAAATATATAAGCTAGTGAAACTCCGTAGTACAAGGCTGTATCTGTTTCAAGTAAGGGAGAGTCCTTGTAAACAGCATCTTTAACATTAAAGTATGAAATAAAGGCACCGCTCCACCAAGAACCTTTTTTATAGGTTAATCCTACTCGATTTTTAAAACCTCCAAAACCACTATGTGCTTCATATGCATCACGCTGAGCAGTAGCATATTGACTCTTTACAGAATAATAGTAACTATGGTATACATCATCTGCAGCAATTATACCTGTACGAAATGTAAGTGTTAAGTCTTTATAGTTAAGCGAGTACTTTAGTTGTGGATTTGAAGTTATTCCTCTATACTCTACTCTAGTGTAATTGGTAGAAAATACTGCTCTAAATGGAAACTCTAGTTCTAGTTTACTTATACCTTTATCATAGATATTATAGACAACCTCAAAGCCAATTTCACCACTTAAGTCTAAATCAGGCATATCTTTTCTCGCACCATTCTTATCACTACTTGCAGGCAGAGAACCACTCATGCTTAGCTCAAGTTTGAGGCCATTTATTCCAAAAAGTTCTCCATTAATTCCATCTTCATCTATGCGAAAATTCTCTCCTCTGTATCTGATAAATGGAATCGGTAGTGCTAAATATTGTGAAGACTTTGAGCCTATGTAGTTTGGATAACTTAGTGCTCCCACTCCTAAACCAAGTTCGAGTTCATACTCTTTAGAGTATATAAGGGAAGCAAAACTAAGTAAAAAGAGTAGAGCAACCTTCATAAATCTAAATAAAGTACTCTATGCCTACTTTATTACAGTATGAACTGAGCATATCTCTTTCAAAGTCATTGTTTGTAGAGTATTGGTAACCAAAGGTTTTGTTCCACATTGAGTGCTCTTCCATGCAGAGGTAGAAAAAGACTCTGTTATCAGAGTTTATACCCTTAGGATGCCAAGGCTCAAAACTCTCATAAGCATGTTTAAACATCTCTACCTTTGTAGATTCAGGATAAGATGTTTTACCGCTTGCGTCTTCATGAGGTATCTGCGTTATCTTAGTTCTAAACTCGCGTTCACGTAACTGCTTAATAACTGGCTTAATAAATGTGAGTGTCCCAAAACTTACAAGAGCTACTTCGCTTGGTAGAAACTCTGAGATAAGCCTTTTGTAGACTTCTGCATACTCTGCTAAATAGCCATCATACTCAACTATAGGATGAAAGTGAAAACCAACTTTGACTCCCTTGTCTGCCATTTTTCTTGCTGCGTTTATGCGTTTATCAAGTGAGGCAGTGAGATGCTCTTCA encodes the following:
- the rplF gene encoding 50S ribosomal protein L6, encoding MSRIGKLPVEFAADITVKADGNVITFTKGKTTMDLDTKGNVSFTLEGNTLTFATLSDAREHRAFWGTYRALAANIVTGLTTGYSKQLEINGVGYRAAVKGKVLNLQLGHSHDIDFDLVDGLEATVEKNVITLKSHDKQLLGSAAAKIRSFRPPEPYKGKGVKYMEEHIVRKAGKTAKK
- the rplR gene encoding 50S ribosomal protein L18, translated to MNAKVLKSKVANRVKRKLRIRAKISGCASLPRVSVFRSNRYLSVQAIDDVAGSTVCALNSKATGHKANREGAAALGEAFAAKLKEANINEIVFDRNGYQYHGVIAAFGDSLRANEIKF
- the rpsE gene encoding 30S ribosomal protein S5; this encodes MEINRDDFEESIVNIGRVTKVVKGGRRFRFTALIVVGNKNGTIGYGVGKAKEVPDAIRKAVDNAFKNLTTVKIKGSTIAHDIEHKYNASRVLLKPASEGTGVIAGGAARPVLELAGIQDILTKSIGSNNPNTLVRATVEALGRLKG
- the rplO gene encoding 50S ribosomal protein L15 encodes the protein MGIENLTPAEGSTANRKRVGRGQASGTGKTAARGQKGQKSRSGYKRKRNFEGGQQPLAKRMPKIGFTSRVIKPYVINVGKIKAVAELAEITVEAIRGVHKMSASVTKIKLVGATAKDLASKIKDENVTTTGN
- the secY gene encoding preprotein translocase subunit SecY, which codes for MNKNLVNKILITIGFLFIYRLLAYVPVPGVDAAVIASFFDSHQSDALGLFNMFSGNAVERLSIISLGIMPYITASIIMELLAATFPTLGQMKKERDGMVKYMQIIRYATIVITIIQAIGVSVGLQSLTGPTGNSAILADQNTFILLSAISMLAGTMLLMWIGEQITQSGIGNGISLIIFAGIVSAIPSAIGQTITMVNSGAMSFITVIAILALILSTVAIIIYVELGERRIPITYAKKTMMQNQDKRVMNYIPIKVNLAGVIPVIFASAILMFPMTVLSSSTNPTIQGIADLLNPNSYFFNFLTFAFVIFFAFFYASITFNAKDISDNLKRQGGFIPGIRTGNATKEFLNETASRLTFTGALYLGLVATLPFMIIKGMGVPFFFGGTAVLIVVQVALDTMRKVEAQIYSSKYETLSAVGL
- the map gene encoding type I methionyl aminopeptidase, with the protein product MAIALRKPQEIEKLRAANKIVGGALELLRANTKVGASLKELDTMAEDYIRSHGAKPSFKGLYGFPNAVCTSLNQVIIHGIPTDYRLQSGDVIGFDIGTELDGWFGDAAISVGVGEITQLDEALIACAKDTLLNSIAEIKEGMRFKELSKILEDNILSAGFVPLKNFCGHGIGKKPHEEPEIPNYLNGANAKSGPKIKNGMVFCLEPMVCQKDSTPIILENKWDVVSADGLRGSHYEHTVAVINGKAEILSLA
- the infA gene encoding translation initiation factor IF-1 — translated: MAKADVIEVDGKIIEALPNATFRVELENGHIILCHIAGKMRMHYIKILPGDKVKLELTPYSLDKGRITYRYK
- a CDS encoding chorismate mutase; its protein translation is MSNLKKCNTLEEVRSEIDKIDDQLVETISDRSHLIRQAASFKNSVDEVKAQDRIDFIIQRVRHKGIQLGINPNMLAEIFTIMIDEMVEMEISEFRNSDVF
- a CDS encoding CvfB family protein; the encoded protein is MTLSPYLELGKINTLRVDRDTTPGLFLMAEDGNDVLLPGQYVTQDMIEDTLIDVFLYTDSEDRLVATTLKPKAMLDELALFEVVDVAPFGAFMDWGLTKDLLVPNMFQKTPFTVGEKRYLRVIYDERTHRLVGTEKLGDFFDRKVKGLAINKEAKILVISKTPLGFKCIVNDKYEGLIYHNEIFETINLGDEKTAYVKTIRKDGNIDLTLRKPGSKKSGGSDEKVMTLLKEAKGILPYNYKSDAELIKDIFGLSKKEFKRTLTSLQDAGKIDVKDTGIYIKG
- a CDS encoding arsenate reductase ArsC, whose amino-acid sequence is MNKKVLLLCSDNSSLSIIAQAILTKYLSEIDFFSGATKKSKKIDANVIKSLSSHLLWRDEYNSKVYDQNPDINYDLVITLCDKSSKECPKSLSKSTQIQIEYDVPTKNSLSEIEQIIKEMKMELIPIVRNELSE
- a CDS encoding MipA/OmpV family protein; protein product: MKVALLFLLSFASLIYSKEYELELGLGVGALSYPNYIGSKSSQYLALPIPFIRYRGENFRIDEDGINGELFGINGLKLELSMSGSLPASSDKNGARKDMPDLDLSGEIGFEVVYNIYDKGISKLELEFPFRAVFSTNYTRVEYRGITSNPQLKYSLNYKDLTLTFRTGIIAADDVYHSYYYSVKSQYATAQRDAYEAHSGFGGFKNRVGLTYKKGSWWSGAFISYFNVKDAVYKDSPLLETDTALYYGVSLAYIFYTHP